The following proteins are encoded in a genomic region of Arachis stenosperma cultivar V10309 chromosome 4, arast.V10309.gnm1.PFL2, whole genome shotgun sequence:
- the LOC130976950 gene encoding steroid 5-alpha-reductase DET2, translated as MISDESLFHYSLVAFYLIAPPTFISLMFLQAPYGKHHRPGWGPTLPPPLAWFLMESPTLWLTLLLFPHGRHFSNPKSMILMSPYLLHYFNRTCIYPLSLLQRSPSGNGKKTSHGFPLSIALTAFFFNLLNAYLQARWVSHYKDNYDGDGNDWFFWLAFFVGLFVFLCGMRINIVSDRELLRLKGEGKGYVIPRGGLFELVACPNYFGEILEWLGWGVMTWSWVGFGFFIYTCANLVPRAIANRQWYLDKFGGDYPKSRKAVIPYLI; from the coding sequence ATGATATCAGATGAGTCTCTCTTCCACTACTCACTCGTCGCATTTTACCTCATAGCGCCGCCAACCTTTATCTCCCTGATGTTCCTACAAGCTCCATATGGAAAACACCACAGGCCAGGTTGGGGGCCAACGCTGCCTCCCCCACTGGCATGGTTCCTCATGGAGAGTCCCACATTGTGGCTCACCCTCTTGCTCTTCCCACATGGCCGACACTTCTCAAACCCAAAATCCATGATCCTCATGAGCCCTTACCTACTTCACTACTTCAACCGTACTTGCATTTACCCTTTGAGCCTCCTTCAAAGGAGCCCATCGGGAAACGGCAAGAAAACTTCACATGGATTCCCTCTAAGTATTGCGCTCACGGCATTTTTCTTCAACTTGTTGAATGCTTACCTTCAAGCTAGATGGGTGTCTCACTATAAGGACAACTATGATGGTGATGGTAATGATTGGTTTTTCTGGTTGGCGTTTTTTGTGGGGTTGTTTGTGTTTTTGTGTGGGATGAGGATCAATATTGTGTCTGATAGGGAGTTGTTGAGGCTCAAGGGTGAAGGGAAGGGCTATGTTATTCCAAGGGGAGGGTTGTTTGAGCTTGTGGCTTGCCCAAACTACTTTGGGGAGATCTTGGAATGGCTTGGTTGGGGAGTGATGACATGGTCTTGGGTTGGATTCGGGTTCTTCATCTACACTTGTGCAAACTTGGTGCCAAGGGCAATTGCAAATCGCCAATGGTACTTGGACAAATTTGGTGGGGATTATCCTAAGAGCCGGAAAGCTGTTATTccatatttaatttga